Proteins found in one Carassius auratus strain Wakin chromosome 12, ASM336829v1, whole genome shotgun sequence genomic segment:
- the LOC113112080 gene encoding uncharacterized protein LOC113112080 isoform X1, with product MLVKVKLGDAQKFVKITELSLEEFLSAAFLKFGVPAVPENVKVFDESGTEVDGDVFEDIVRDPSVGVLTIKHGADLDSASPQASHEQSNRSRTPSVDSSDSQDTVIIEETSSSKRMRLDEEAKKLVETILVQKSGGECIITEYNRTKSLGDETRRKMVNILAAYMTEKNGTSPTRQVKEKYARGIVALFPYLSDPFSKNGYEHYYDGESGTGYLAWRIKTIQRGLAKERRASFEGTSTEGGSGGPTVRRQSEFNSE from the exons ATGCTGGTTAAGGTGAAACTTGGGGATGCCCAAAAATTTGTCAAGATAACAGAGCTGAGCCTGGAGGAATTTCTATCTGctg catttttaaaGTTTGGTGTCCCAGCTGTACCAGAGAATGTGAAGGTTTTTGATGAGTCAGGGACTGAGGTGGATGGTGATGTTTTTGAGGATATAGTCAGAGATCCCTCAGTTGGAGTTCTTACCATAAAACATGGTGCag ACTTGGATTCTGCTTCTCCACAAGCCTCTCATGAGCAATCAAATCGGTCCCGCACTCCATCCGTGGACTCCAGTGACTCACAGGACACAGTCATTATTGAAGAAACTTCTTCAAGTAAACGAATGAGGCTAGACGAAGAAGCTAAAAAG TTGGTGGAAACCATTCTTGTCCAGAAATCTGGTGGGGAGTGTATAATAACGGAGTACAACCGAACTAAGTCTTTGGGGGATGAAACAAGGAGGAAAATGGTTAATATCTTGGCAGCTTACATGACAGAAAAGAATGG tACGTCACCAACAAGGCAGGTGAAAGAAAAATATGCCAGAGGAATTGTGGCTTTGTTCCCGTACCTCAGTGACCCCTTTTCCAAAAATGGCTAC GAACATTACTATGATGGCGAAAGCGGTACTGGGTACTTGGCATGGAGAATCAAAACTATACAGAGAGGCTTAGCTAAAGAACGACGTGCATCATTTGAAG GAACGTCTACTGAAGGGGGGTCTGGTGGACCAACTGTAAGACGGCAGTCAGAGTTTAATTCAGagtag
- the LOC113112080 gene encoding uncharacterized protein LOC113112080 isoform X2, producing MLVKVKLGDAQKFVKITELSLEEFLSAAFLKFGVPAVPENVKVFDESGTEVDGDVFEDIVRDPSVGVLTIKHGADLDSASPQASHEQSNRSRTPSVDSSDSQDTVIIEETSSSKRMRLDEEAKKKSGGECIITEYNRTKSLGDETRRKMVNILAAYMTEKNGTSPTRQVKEKYARGIVALFPYLSDPFSKNGYEHYYDGESGTGYLAWRIKTIQRGLAKERRASFEGTSTEGGSGGPTVRRQSEFNSE from the exons ATGCTGGTTAAGGTGAAACTTGGGGATGCCCAAAAATTTGTCAAGATAACAGAGCTGAGCCTGGAGGAATTTCTATCTGctg catttttaaaGTTTGGTGTCCCAGCTGTACCAGAGAATGTGAAGGTTTTTGATGAGTCAGGGACTGAGGTGGATGGTGATGTTTTTGAGGATATAGTCAGAGATCCCTCAGTTGGAGTTCTTACCATAAAACATGGTGCag ACTTGGATTCTGCTTCTCCACAAGCCTCTCATGAGCAATCAAATCGGTCCCGCACTCCATCCGTGGACTCCAGTGACTCACAGGACACAGTCATTATTGAAGAAACTTCTTCAAGTAAACGAATGAGGCTAGACGAAGAAGCTAAAAAG AAATCTGGTGGGGAGTGTATAATAACGGAGTACAACCGAACTAAGTCTTTGGGGGATGAAACAAGGAGGAAAATGGTTAATATCTTGGCAGCTTACATGACAGAAAAGAATGG tACGTCACCAACAAGGCAGGTGAAAGAAAAATATGCCAGAGGAATTGTGGCTTTGTTCCCGTACCTCAGTGACCCCTTTTCCAAAAATGGCTAC GAACATTACTATGATGGCGAAAGCGGTACTGGGTACTTGGCATGGAGAATCAAAACTATACAGAGAGGCTTAGCTAAAGAACGACGTGCATCATTTGAAG GAACGTCTACTGAAGGGGGGTCTGGTGGACCAACTGTAAGACGGCAGTCAGAGTTTAATTCAGagtag
- the LOC113112079 gene encoding uncharacterized protein LOC113112079 isoform X2, with translation MKNLRTCSPNSETILSEDECKKAIAFMSHSSDEDAIKKKMKLTFDYRRNMVLDPMQSSDILTVFPRFKDIKGLIEQDFVLMFGEGVSGKLLENWTTAFKKKVIQQCKKLPSTSDLEELLLAAESPTGDSEEGANFVWDSELASIILLLHLIPPSAQGRKRPGKVSASQAEKHLVVFKKSGTNIEEHLREIAAIAQPYLLAVGPQKSSIHQYFIVLDQHAIPCKSASSLGAFDELFKAHFVFGTSYNIMLHNMYTFIQTTVYNIDVGKVKESPRVAEVRARLLS, from the exons atgaaaaacttgagaacgtgcagccctaattcaGAGACCATCTTGAGTGAGGATGAATGCAAGAAAGCAATTGCATTCATGAGCCATTCTTCTGATGAGGACGCCATCAAGAAGAAAATGAAATTGACATTCGACTATCGCCGCAACATGGTTCTTGACCCCATGCAGTCAAGTGATATATTGACGGTCTTTCCACGATTCAAAGACATTAAAGGCTTG ATTGAGCAAGACTTTGTTCTGATGTTTGGAGAAGGAGTGTCAGGAAAGCTACTGGAGAACTGGACCACTGCATTCAAGAAAAAAGTGATTCAGCAGTGCAAAAAGCTTCCCAGCACCAGTGATTTGGAAGAACTTCTACTAGCAGCTGAATCTCCTACTGGTGACTCAGAAGAGGGTGCTAATTTTG TTTGGGACAGTGAACTCGCTTCAATTATACTTCTGTTGCATCTGATCCCACCTTCTGCCCAAGGCCGGAAAAGACCAGGAAAGGTATCTGCCTCTCAAGCAGAGAAACACCTTGTTGTCTTTAAgaag AGTGGAACAAACATTGAGGAGCATCTTCGAGAAATTGCAGCTATTGCTCAGCCCTACCTCCTGGCCGTGGGACCTCAGAAGAGTTCAATTCACCAGTACTTCATCGTTCTTGATCAGCATGCCATTCCATGCAAGTCAGCCTCTTCTCTTGGTGCTTTTGACGAGCTGTTTAAGGCACACTTTGTTTTTGGCACCTCTTACAACATTATGCTACACAACATGTACACTTTCATTCAGACCACTGTGTACAACATAGATGTTGGCAAAGTGAAAGAGAGTCCTCGTGTTGCTGAGGTTAGAGCAAGGTTGCTTAGTTAG
- the LOC113112079 gene encoding uncharacterized protein LOC113112079 isoform X1 translates to MHALHCKRLQDDSTLPHVYGVKRVCLLNSLKYFNTANNFAVDVMHNILEGVAQLEVKLVLQYIQHNFLSADDLAGRIHAFDYGYNQQKNRPPSVKLFGGSNDLGLNAIQSWCLLRNMPLLFGDLVQRDDKHWCLLLLLLQIVNIVFSPVLTEGMTIYLKHLIIEHHQLFKKLFPEKNLLPKHHIMIHYPQCIRKIGPSLHMWCMCYEAKHKFFKTQLKSFKNITKTLANKHQSCMAMHWESFSQYRLTLGPGKMVELDELKGGMEMASKLGVDISESVYSVKWIKHHGTEYRPDFIICTEVACEMPVFYKIKTIAVKDENVLLCGTLMETLCFDDHYHAFTVRMHPDRILKSVNVNELCYFKPFDLQMKYGTTDSALHIVPYCHFMQM, encoded by the coding sequence ATGCATGCTCTGCACTGTAAAAGATTACAGGACGACTCTACACTCCCTCATGTTTATGGCGTCAAACGGGTCTGTTTGTTAAATTCACTGAAGTATTTCAACACAGCCAACAATTTTGCTGTGGATGTAATGCACAACATTCTCGAAGGTGTCGCTCAGCTAGAGGTAAAACTTGTTTTGCAGTACATTCAGCATAATTTTCTGAGTGCTGATGATCTTGCTGGTAGAATACATGCTTTTGATTATGGTTACAATCAGCAGAAGAACCGTCCTCCGTCAGTCAAATTGTTTGGTGGAAGCAATGATTTGGGTTTAAATGCCATACAATCTTGGTGCTTGTTGCGCAACATGCCACTGTTATTTGGTGATTTAGTGCAGAGAGATGATAAACACTGGTGTCTTTTGCTTTTACTTCTGCAGATTGTTAACATTGTATTCTCACCAGTCCTAACAGAAGGCATGACCATTTatcttaaacatttaataatagaaCATCACCAGTTATTCAAAAAATTATTTCCTGAAAAAAATCTTTTACCAAAGCATCACATAATGATACATTACCCACAGTGTATAAGAAAAATTGGACCAAGTCTGCACATGTGGTGCATGTGTTATGAAGCTAAACACAAATTTTTTAAAACTCAATTAAAAAGCTTCAAAAACATCACCAAAACATTGGCCAACAAGCACCAGAGTTGTATGGCAATGCACTGGGAGTCTTTTAGCCAGTACAGATTGACTCTTGGTCCAGGGAAGATGGTGGAACTCGATGAACTTAAAGGTGGCATGGAGATGGCTTCCAAACTAGGAGTGGATATATCAGAAAGTGTCTATTCTGTAAAATGGATCAAACATCATGGCACAGAGTATCGCCCTGATTTTATTATCTGTACTGAAGTAGCATGTGAGATGCCAGTGTTTTATAAGATCAAGACTATTGCTGTGAAAGatgaaaatgtacttttatgtGGAACATTGATGGAAACACTCTGTTTTGATGACCATTACCATGCATTTACAGTCAGAATGCATCCAGACAGAATTCTAAAGTCAGTGAATGTTAACGAGCTGTGTTATTTCAAACCATTTGATCTCCAAATGAAGTATGGTACAACAGATTCTGCGCTGCATATAGTGCCCTATTGCCATTTTATGCAgatgtga